A genomic segment from Peribacillus sp. ACCC06369 encodes:
- a CDS encoding MurR/RpiR family transcriptional regulator has translation MEHLPFKLLVKEKFHHLSTGQKKVAAYLIENLDEAAFKTAFQIGRKAEVSETTVIRFSYSLGFEGFSKMQDRIQKQLLHQTQIDMSNGDAILRMDDKQDPFTKVIENEVHILRHLLDHTNVQDIWKAVDVLIKADQILIAGHRISHAAAYWFSYTLSSLRENVSLCSPTGDFYEKFCNLTDKSVLVVFSFPRYANETLKVAECAKEQGVCLISVTDRLLSPVGRISDIALTTEENAETGTNSIASVISLLDLVIAGIHDKDAKRIHTHQQKLENLYSSYEVFNE, from the coding sequence ATGGAACATCTTCCTTTTAAATTATTAGTGAAAGAAAAATTTCACCATTTATCGACAGGTCAAAAAAAAGTTGCCGCTTACCTGATTGAAAATTTGGATGAAGCCGCCTTTAAAACGGCTTTTCAAATTGGTCGGAAAGCGGAGGTTAGTGAAACAACGGTCATTCGGTTTTCCTATTCATTAGGATTTGAAGGGTTTAGTAAAATGCAGGACAGAATTCAAAAACAGCTGCTGCACCAAACTCAAATAGATATGTCCAATGGGGATGCCATTCTCCGCATGGATGACAAGCAAGATCCATTTACCAAAGTGATAGAAAACGAAGTACATATTTTACGACATCTATTAGATCATACGAACGTTCAGGATATATGGAAAGCAGTCGATGTCCTGATAAAGGCTGACCAAATATTAATTGCAGGGCATCGGATTTCCCATGCTGCCGCCTATTGGTTCTCCTATACGCTAAGTTCATTAAGGGAAAATGTAAGTTTATGTTCACCAACAGGTGACTTCTATGAAAAGTTTTGTAATCTCACTGACAAGTCTGTTTTAGTTGTTTTTTCCTTTCCAAGATATGCGAATGAAACATTAAAAGTTGCTGAGTGCGCCAAAGAACAAGGAGTTTGTTTAATCTCAGTTACAGACCGCCTCCTGTCACCTGTTGGTCGTATCTCTGATATTGCACTGACAACTGAAGAGAACGCAGAGACCGGAACCAATTCAATCGCTTCCGTTATTAGCTTATTGGACTTGGTTATTGCAGGCATACATGATAAAGACGCAAAACGGATCCATACCCATCAGCAAAAATTAGAAAATCTATATTCAAGCTATGAAGTGTTTAATGAGTGA
- a CDS encoding MFS transporter codes for MSEPLKVENENVSISIKHRKPSRARFMILALLFFGTAINYLDRTNMAVAASAIQDDLGLDPAMLGLILSAFGWTYAFMQVPGGWLTDRFGPRVVYGISLILFSLFTLTQGFAKNFGTLFGLRLGLGFAESPAFPANSRVVASWFPQRERALATGVYTAGEYVGLAIATPLLFWLLSSFGWHSIFIVTGIIGLIFALVWYKFYKDPKDSKYINKEEMDYIREGGGLAESAGQGQKINWSKARHLFKHRQFWGIYIGQFAVASTLYFFLTWFPSYLVQEKGITLLKAGFVGSIPYIAAGIGVLVGGYWSDKMVKRGVSVGVARKTPIILGLLGACTIILANYTTSIALVIAVMSFAFFSQGMSAITWTLVSDMAPKELVGLAGGIFNFAGNLSAIVTPIVIGIILSATNSFNGAIVFVGVVALIGALSYIFIVGDVKRIEIPENE; via the coding sequence ATGAGCGAACCATTGAAAGTGGAAAATGAAAATGTATCTATATCCATTAAACATAGAAAACCATCTCGTGCCAGATTTATGATTCTTGCCCTTTTGTTTTTTGGAACTGCAATAAATTACCTTGACCGTACGAATATGGCTGTAGCCGCTTCTGCTATTCAAGATGATTTGGGATTAGATCCAGCTATGTTAGGTCTAATTCTATCTGCTTTTGGTTGGACGTATGCGTTCATGCAAGTTCCCGGAGGATGGCTTACCGATCGTTTTGGCCCTCGGGTGGTATATGGCATCTCTCTTATATTATTTTCACTGTTTACTCTCACTCAAGGATTTGCCAAAAACTTTGGGACCTTATTCGGACTTCGTCTTGGCCTTGGATTTGCAGAATCACCTGCCTTTCCTGCAAACAGCCGTGTTGTCGCCTCTTGGTTTCCACAACGGGAACGTGCGCTAGCTACTGGGGTATACACAGCAGGTGAATATGTAGGGTTAGCAATCGCGACTCCTTTACTATTTTGGCTATTGTCCTCTTTCGGCTGGCATTCAATCTTTATAGTAACAGGTATAATTGGATTGATTTTTGCTTTAGTTTGGTACAAGTTTTACAAGGATCCGAAGGACAGTAAGTATATAAACAAGGAAGAAATGGATTATATACGTGAAGGAGGCGGACTCGCCGAAAGCGCTGGTCAAGGTCAAAAAATTAATTGGTCAAAGGCACGGCATCTTTTTAAGCATCGTCAATTCTGGGGTATCTATATTGGACAATTTGCCGTTGCATCAACTCTGTACTTCTTTCTCACCTGGTTTCCAAGCTATCTTGTTCAAGAAAAAGGGATTACTTTGCTAAAAGCTGGCTTTGTTGGTTCTATTCCATACATTGCGGCAGGGATTGGAGTGCTTGTAGGTGGTTATTGGTCAGATAAAATGGTAAAACGTGGAGTATCCGTTGGTGTTGCACGTAAAACCCCAATTATCCTTGGATTGTTGGGTGCTTGTACAATTATACTGGCCAACTATACAACGTCTATTGCTTTGGTTATCGCGGTTATGTCGTTCGCATTCTTTTCACAAGGAATGTCAGCCATTACATGGACTCTGGTTTCGGATATGGCTCCAAAAGAGCTAGTCGGATTAGCAGGCGGGATATTTAATTTTGCAGGAAACTTATCAGCAATTGTTACGCCTATCGTCATTGGAATAATTTTGAGCGCAACTAATTCATTTAATGGGGCTATCGTTTTCGTAGGTGTAGTTGCCTTAATTGGAGCTTTATCATACATCTTCATTGTAGGCGATGTTAAAAGGATTGAAATACCCGAAAATGAATAA
- a CDS encoding FMN-binding negative transcriptional regulator, giving the protein MYIPAHFKINDEKLAFDIMREHSFVTLFSQHNGIPFATHLPLILNKDNSYLYGHFARPNPQWKDIKNQTVLAIFHGPHCYISPSWYETNNAVPTWNYVTVHVYGEVELQEDEHELMSSLHDMVSKYEAPDSSYSLQDVDPVFLTGMNKGVQGFKMKINKIETKAKLSQNHPLQRQELIVNQLEQISNTDEQQISLLMRGNLKKQP; this is encoded by the coding sequence ATGTATATTCCTGCACATTTTAAAATTAATGACGAAAAACTTGCCTTCGATATTATGAGGGAACATAGTTTTGTGACTCTTTTTTCTCAACATAATGGAATACCTTTTGCGACTCATTTACCATTAATTTTAAACAAGGATAATTCATACTTATATGGACATTTTGCTCGTCCTAATCCTCAATGGAAAGACATCAAAAATCAAACCGTCTTAGCTATTTTTCATGGTCCGCATTGTTATATCTCCCCATCATGGTATGAGACGAATAATGCCGTACCAACATGGAATTATGTGACCGTTCATGTTTACGGAGAAGTCGAACTGCAAGAGGATGAACATGAGTTAATGAGCTCTCTACATGATATGGTGTCGAAGTACGAAGCTCCTGACAGTTCATACAGTTTGCAAGATGTAGATCCTGTGTTTCTCACTGGCATGAACAAAGGAGTTCAAGGATTTAAAATGAAAATCAATAAAATAGAAACGAAAGCAAAGTTAAGTCAAAACCATCCATTGCAAAGACAAGAGCTGATCGTTAATCAACTGGAACAGATTTCAAATACAGATGAGCAACAGATTTCACTTTTAATGAGAGGAAACCTAAAAAAACAACCTTGA
- a CDS encoding YjcZ family sporulation protein, with protein sequence MSSCGHESSCGCDNGVGGFGGGFAFIVVLFILLIIVGAACFGGDGGNGGGYGAVQGYGGFC encoded by the coding sequence TTGTCAAGTTGTGGTCATGAATCAAGTTGTGGTTGTGATAACGGTGTTGGTGGATTTGGTGGAGGTTTCGCATTTATAGTTGTATTGTTTATACTCTTAATCATTGTTGGAGCTGCTTGCTTCGGTGGTGATGGAGGTAACGGTGGCGGTTATGGCGCCGTTCAAGGGTATGGCGGTTTCTGTTAA
- a CDS encoding DMT family transporter produces the protein MQGETRAKLGLFLGLVGVICFSLTLPATSIAVAYFGTTVVGLGRTVVAAILVAVVLIVRKEKLPSSGQFKSLLIVAVGAVLGFPLLTSWAMESLPVSHGAVELALLPLSTAGFAMFRAGEIPSRKFWVSSMIGSLAVIMYALHLGFGQLQFADLALLAAVIILGLSYAEGGKLAKEIGSWQVIAWAIMIGAPFFIIPVGLNLTTDMLHAPLQAWVSLIYLAVVSQFLAYVAWYSGMAMGGIARVSQIQYLQPFLMILFATVFLDESITFFTLGIAVIVVFSVILGKNAHVSIKGAVSEKN, from the coding sequence ATGCAGGGAGAAACCAGAGCGAAATTAGGATTGTTTTTGGGATTAGTGGGTGTCATTTGTTTTAGCTTAACGCTCCCTGCTACAAGTATTGCTGTAGCGTATTTTGGGACTACGGTCGTCGGTTTAGGAAGAACAGTTGTTGCTGCTATTTTAGTAGCTGTGGTATTGATCGTTCGAAAAGAAAAACTACCTTCTTCAGGGCAATTTAAAAGTCTACTTATTGTTGCTGTTGGTGCAGTTTTAGGATTTCCTCTCCTCACTTCTTGGGCAATGGAATCCTTGCCTGTTTCTCATGGGGCTGTGGAATTAGCCCTGTTACCGTTATCAACAGCCGGATTTGCTATGTTTAGGGCAGGTGAAATCCCTTCTCGCAAATTCTGGGTTTCAAGTATGATCGGCTCTTTAGCTGTCATTATGTATGCACTTCATCTTGGATTCGGACAATTACAATTTGCCGATTTAGCTTTATTGGCAGCAGTAATTATACTGGGACTTAGTTATGCAGAAGGGGGGAAATTAGCGAAAGAAATAGGTAGCTGGCAAGTGATTGCTTGGGCAATTATGATTGGTGCTCCATTTTTCATTATTCCAGTAGGGCTAAACCTTACAACTGATATGCTCCATGCCCCTTTACAAGCTTGGGTAAGTTTAATTTATCTCGCAGTGGTTAGTCAATTTCTAGCATATGTTGCTTGGTATAGCGGAATGGCTATGGGAGGAATAGCAAGAGTTAGTCAGATTCAATACTTACAACCATTTTTAATGATTCTATTTGCAACAGTATTTCTAGATGAATCCATCACATTTTTCACTCTTGGAATAGCAGTGATTGTTGTCTTTTCTGTTATATTAGGCAAAAATGCTCACGTATCAATAAAAGGAGCTGTATCAGAGAAAAACTAA
- a CDS encoding dioxygenase, producing MKNQKVIDVYNGLVVKFKELVSEYEIDHNDYQALVDWMDQLGRAGEIPLFMDVFFETHALQEMYKSVKGTEPTILGPYYIENTPVVQNPGVLPQRENEPGDALYFSGSVKDVNGNPLANTKIDMWQADTNGEYSYFAEGIPNDNLRGVFYTDANGNFEIKTVVPGNYSIPTDGPSGQFLKWIDHHSFRPAHLHLLFQPENGDRLVTQIYFEGDEYLENDVAQGVRGSLITKLQKHSGAEKGLKNEYYTAHLDFELRLQDKPVFNKAVVKN from the coding sequence ATGAAGAATCAAAAAGTAATCGACGTTTATAATGGATTGGTAGTTAAATTCAAGGAATTAGTCAGTGAATACGAAATTGATCATAATGACTATCAAGCTCTTGTTGATTGGATGGATCAATTAGGAAGGGCAGGGGAAATTCCGTTGTTTATGGATGTTTTCTTTGAAACTCATGCACTTCAAGAAATGTATAAAAGTGTAAAAGGAACTGAACCTACTATTCTAGGACCATATTACATTGAAAATACGCCAGTCGTTCAAAATCCTGGAGTGCTGCCACAACGTGAAAATGAACCAGGTGACGCCCTTTACTTTTCAGGATCTGTGAAAGATGTAAATGGAAACCCGTTGGCAAATACAAAAATAGATATGTGGCAGGCCGATACTAATGGTGAATACTCATACTTCGCCGAAGGAATTCCAAATGATAATCTACGTGGTGTTTTTTATACGGATGCGAATGGTAATTTCGAAATTAAAACAGTTGTACCGGGTAATTACTCAATTCCAACAGATGGACCTTCTGGTCAGTTCTTAAAGTGGATTGATCATCATTCATTTCGTCCAGCACATTTGCACCTGTTATTCCAACCGGAAAATGGCGATAGATTAGTAACACAAATTTATTTTGAAGGCGACGAATATTTAGAAAATGATGTTGCACAAGGTGTTCGCGGAAGCTTAATTACAAAGTTACAAAAACATTCCGGTGCTGAAAAAGGATTGAAAAATGAATATTATACAGCTCATTTAGATTTTGAACTTAGATTACAAGATAAACCTGTTTTCAATAAAGCTGTCGTGAAAAACTAA
- a CDS encoding sugar phosphate isomerase/epimerase family protein → MKLSLCTTGFKEWDIEEIINWLHPLQADVKGLELWNKHIERYQEKHGPLDKLVQLLEKNDLQIPSISGYTTFSKLWNQKEHQNEINQARTLLDMAHQLNCPLIRTFAGHIASRNASPEQWSETATELNKLGQMADLYGVDVAIEIHYDSFADNLEAIHKLLEDINHPRIKLIFDGANLYVDQLNPKEVLESIFPHVSHVHLKNYHYNHKERYKNKPAPIFSGDVDNIRLLEELRKRNYTGFVSLEYFGQEGMPNLLASLEQWKQQLTY, encoded by the coding sequence TTGAAACTGAGTTTATGCACTACAGGATTTAAAGAGTGGGATATAGAGGAAATAATAAATTGGCTGCATCCGTTGCAAGCGGATGTTAAAGGACTTGAATTATGGAATAAACATATAGAACGATATCAGGAGAAGCACGGACCACTGGACAAATTAGTCCAATTACTTGAAAAAAATGATTTACAAATACCTTCCATTAGTGGATATACGACTTTTTCGAAACTCTGGAACCAAAAAGAACATCAAAACGAAATCAATCAAGCAAGAACATTGTTAGATATGGCCCATCAATTAAACTGCCCATTAATACGGACGTTCGCTGGGCATATAGCATCAAGGAATGCCTCACCAGAGCAATGGTCGGAAACGGCTACCGAATTAAATAAATTAGGGCAAATGGCAGATCTCTATGGAGTGGATGTTGCAATAGAAATTCACTATGACTCCTTTGCTGATAACCTCGAAGCCATACATAAGCTTTTAGAAGATATCAACCATCCACGGATAAAACTGATTTTCGATGGAGCAAACTTATACGTTGATCAATTGAATCCGAAAGAGGTATTGGAATCCATTTTCCCTCATGTCAGCCATGTACATTTAAAAAATTATCACTACAATCATAAAGAGCGTTATAAAAACAAGCCGGCACCCATTTTTAGTGGGGATGTTGACAATATTCGCTTACTCGAAGAATTGAGAAAGCGAAATTATACAGGCTTTGTTTCTTTGGAATATTTTGGTCAGGAAGGAATGCCTAACTTGCTTGCCTCACTAGAACAATGGAAACAACAACTGACATATTGA
- a CDS encoding MFS transporter, with product MSSELKAIIEDCTSELETDRSIKGKQKTVRWFILFLIALVTCINYIDRAIISLAAPNIQADLQIDPALMGIIFSVFGWSYTFSMLFSGYFLDRFGPRKVYTVSLIFWSVFTFMVGTAKSISSLVAYRIGLGAFESPSIPTNAWCVSEWFPKKERATAVGIYTGTQYIGLAFLTPVFTWIIITFGWNYLFYIAGIIGILIGFVWYGFYRNPREHKWISQEELNYIKEGGGMIGTEEKHPFSWKRMGQLLKHRQIWGMFIGQFSIQTTLFFFMTWFPSYLIDEKGMTMLKTGIYASIPYIVAILGTLIGGRCSDWMIIRGLSTGMARKLPIIVGLLLSCLILGGNYTDSPNMVITFMAIAFFGQGMASTVTGALLADIAPKGMVGLTGSSLYFVANIGGALSPLIVGLIISATHSYAAALTFISVVALIGAFAYIFLLGKVRRIEITE from the coding sequence TTGAGCTCAGAATTAAAGGCAATAATAGAAGATTGCACATCGGAACTGGAAACTGACAGATCAATAAAAGGAAAACAGAAAACTGTTCGATGGTTTATCTTATTTCTAATTGCTTTAGTCACTTGCATTAATTACATCGACCGTGCCATCATTTCGCTTGCGGCTCCGAATATTCAAGCCGATTTACAAATAGATCCGGCTTTAATGGGAATCATATTTTCCGTTTTTGGCTGGAGTTATACCTTTTCCATGTTATTTAGCGGCTACTTTCTTGATAGATTTGGTCCTAGAAAGGTATACACGGTTTCCTTGATTTTTTGGTCTGTATTTACATTCATGGTAGGAACCGCGAAAAGTATATCATCACTGGTTGCATATCGCATAGGACTCGGTGCATTTGAATCTCCTTCCATTCCTACAAATGCCTGGTGTGTATCCGAGTGGTTTCCTAAAAAAGAACGGGCTACAGCTGTAGGGATTTATACGGGTACCCAATATATTGGGTTAGCCTTCCTGACTCCAGTTTTTACTTGGATTATCATAACATTTGGCTGGAATTACCTTTTTTATATCGCCGGAATTATAGGGATTCTTATTGGATTTGTTTGGTATGGATTCTATCGGAACCCAAGGGAACATAAGTGGATTTCTCAAGAAGAGCTAAATTATATCAAAGAAGGCGGAGGGATGATAGGAACTGAAGAGAAGCATCCGTTCTCCTGGAAACGAATGGGCCAACTGCTTAAACACCGTCAAATCTGGGGAATGTTCATCGGGCAATTTTCCATTCAAACTACTTTGTTTTTCTTTATGACTTGGTTTCCATCCTATTTGATTGATGAAAAGGGAATGACAATGTTAAAAACCGGAATTTATGCCAGTATCCCATACATTGTCGCGATACTAGGAACACTCATTGGCGGCCGATGTTCCGATTGGATGATAATACGCGGGTTATCAACCGGAATGGCCCGTAAACTGCCTATTATTGTCGGATTGTTACTTTCTTGTTTGATCCTCGGGGGGAATTATACGGATTCACCAAACATGGTCATCACCTTTATGGCGATAGCATTCTTTGGACAGGGGATGGCATCAACGGTTACCGGTGCTCTTTTAGCTGATATTGCCCCGAAAGGAATGGTAGGCCTAACGGGTTCCTCACTATATTTTGTAGCTAATATTGGCGGGGCATTATCACCGTTAATCGTCGGTTTAATCATTAGTGCGACCCATTCTTATGCCGCAGCGCTAACCTTCATATCCGTAGTGGCCCTTATTGGTGCTTTTGCTTATATCTTTCTTCTAGGAAAAGTCAGGCGTATAGAAATCACTGAATGA
- a CDS encoding MFS transporter yields the protein MRSVVASDIIAVSKFNRFHLLVFLWCFYAIAFDGYDIAMYGVGLPWMMEEWNLTSIQAGAVGSYSLFGMMMGALILAPIADKYGRKNVLVICMILFSLFTLGAGIAPNLTWFTVMRFIAAIGMGALMPNVISLMTEYSPKQNRAIIVAAMYCGYSIGGIMASLVGMYIVPYTDWRVLYFIGILPLLTLPIFMKQFPESLSYYLAKKEIGKVVEILNKVKPEGDFKETDDFRLNEAVQMGKGSPVKKLFTNKRAFSTISIWVAVFCTLMMAYGLNTWLPKMMQDSGFSITSSLSFNLVLCLGQIGGSLVGGYYAGKMGHRKILVTLFLIGAVTFVALSATTNTVGVYLLIFVGGACTVGAMNLANPYITEYYPREIRTTGMGYSQAIGRIGSILAPTLIAFLLSTGMNPKMAFATFALPSIIAAIGYLLVQEKYGSFDRVVKEDNEEVESEKAVTN from the coding sequence ATGCGTAGTGTAGTTGCTTCGGATATTATTGCTGTCAGTAAATTTAACCGCTTTCATTTACTTGTTTTTCTTTGGTGCTTTTATGCCATCGCATTCGACGGGTATGATATTGCGATGTATGGTGTGGGCTTGCCATGGATGATGGAAGAGTGGAATTTAACTTCCATTCAGGCAGGGGCAGTCGGCAGTTATTCCTTATTTGGCATGATGATGGGGGCCCTGATTTTAGCACCGATTGCAGATAAATATGGCCGGAAAAATGTTCTCGTTATTTGTATGATTTTGTTCAGCTTATTTACCTTGGGGGCAGGGATTGCACCCAACCTCACATGGTTCACCGTCATGCGCTTCATTGCTGCAATTGGCATGGGTGCCTTGATGCCGAATGTTATATCGCTAATGACTGAATATTCCCCAAAACAAAATCGGGCCATCATTGTAGCTGCGATGTATTGTGGCTATTCAATCGGTGGAATCATGGCATCGTTAGTAGGAATGTATATCGTTCCTTATACGGATTGGCGTGTATTGTACTTTATTGGAATTCTCCCATTACTTACACTTCCAATTTTCATGAAGCAGTTTCCTGAATCCCTTTCCTACTATTTAGCAAAGAAGGAAATTGGTAAGGTTGTTGAAATCCTCAATAAAGTCAAACCAGAAGGGGATTTTAAGGAAACAGACGATTTCAGGCTTAATGAAGCTGTACAGATGGGGAAAGGATCTCCAGTAAAAAAACTCTTCACGAACAAACGGGCATTCAGTACGATTTCAATATGGGTGGCTGTGTTCTGTACATTGATGATGGCTTACGGATTAAATACATGGCTTCCAAAAATGATGCAGGATTCCGGATTCAGTATCACCTCGAGCCTTTCATTTAACCTGGTTTTATGCCTTGGTCAAATTGGAGGTTCCTTAGTAGGCGGTTATTATGCTGGAAAAATGGGACATCGTAAAATTCTTGTTACACTATTCTTGATAGGGGCCGTTACCTTTGTCGCATTGAGCGCTACGACTAATACCGTCGGAGTATATTTACTGATCTTCGTGGGGGGTGCCTGCACTGTAGGTGCCATGAACTTGGCCAATCCGTATATCACAGAATATTACCCCCGTGAGATCCGTACGACGGGGATGGGCTATTCGCAAGCTATAGGCAGGATTGGCTCAATCCTCGCTCCTACTTTAATTGCCTTTCTTCTGTCAACAGGCATGAATCCAAAGATGGCTTTTGCTACATTTGCCCTTCCAAGTATCATCGCAGCAATCGGTTATCTTCTTGTCCAAGAGAAATATGGATCTTTTGACAGGGTAGTCAAGGAGGATAATGAAGAGGTAGAATCAGAGAAGGCTGTAACTAACTAA
- a CDS encoding GNAT family N-acetyltransferase: MTKTQEIVIRSLHRIEELEDVRKLESTIWGETDSTPSHQTITAVKNGGLVLGAYMEEQLVGFQYSFPGFNGQSAYLCSHMLGIDVQFRNKGIGEKLKLAQREEAIKLGYSVITWTYDPLESVNGYLNIAKLGGVCSTYIANCYGEMDDLLNSGIPTDRFLVEWHIGKQETTDYREPGIALDYVMDNSLIQWDTDKKGLPVPSLTLPLPEQECGTAFVAIPKDFRTIRDTNIQAATEWRMITSEIFTNLFQQGWQVTDFIKNSKTEIPVHFYVLSLK; the protein is encoded by the coding sequence ATGACGAAAACACAGGAAATTGTAATTCGTTCCCTTCATCGAATTGAAGAGCTAGAGGACGTAAGAAAGCTAGAATCTACCATTTGGGGAGAAACCGATTCAACCCCCTCACACCAAACCATAACAGCTGTGAAAAACGGTGGTTTGGTTTTAGGAGCTTATATGGAGGAGCAGCTGGTTGGATTTCAATACAGCTTTCCGGGATTCAATGGGCAATCAGCCTATCTTTGTTCACATATGCTGGGTATAGATGTGCAATTTCGCAACAAAGGAATAGGGGAAAAGCTAAAGCTGGCACAACGTGAGGAAGCGATAAAGCTCGGCTATTCCGTTATTACCTGGACATACGATCCGTTGGAAAGTGTTAATGGGTATTTAAATATAGCCAAGCTTGGTGGGGTCTGTTCTACTTATATCGCAAACTGCTATGGTGAAATGGATGACCTGTTAAACAGTGGAATTCCTACAGACCGCTTCCTTGTCGAATGGCATATTGGAAAGCAGGAAACAACGGATTATAGAGAACCGGGAATCGCGCTGGACTATGTGATGGATAACTCGCTAATTCAATGGGATACCGATAAAAAAGGATTACCTGTTCCTTCTCTCACTCTTCCGTTGCCTGAACAGGAATGTGGCACAGCTTTTGTGGCCATTCCAAAGGATTTCCGAACAATAAGAGACACAAATATTCAAGCGGCCACTGAATGGCGAATGATAACTAGTGAAATTTTCACCAATCTATTTCAGCAAGGATGGCAGGTAACAGATTTTATAAAGAATTCTAAAACAGAAATTCCCGTTCATTTTTATGTACTCTCATTAAAATAA
- a CDS encoding amino acid permease → MGNIAQTSQTGGQAATDEKQLERKLKPRHLSMIAIGGTIGTGLFLASGSIIHTAGPGGAVAAYIIAGIMVFFLMTSLAEMAALIPITGSFSTYTSRFVDPALGFAIGWNYWYNNAIVVALELAASSLIMKYWLPSVPGIIWSALFLAIIFGLNILSVKGYGESEFWFAIIKVLTIIIFIAVGLLMIVGIMGGDAVGFENITKGEAPFKGGFLSVISVFMVVGFAFQGTELVGIAAGESENPSKNIPKAIKQIFWRLLLFYVLAIIVIGFLISYNDPRLLSSDIEDIAVSPFTLVFQNAGLAIAASVMNVVILTSVLSAGNSAMYGASRVLWVLAKEGKAPSFLKKVNAGGIPVNAVYFSTIVGMAAFLTSLFGEGTIYTWLLNAAGLSGFISWLGISITHYRFRKAYIAQGRDLKDLPYVSKWYPFGPILATILCVTAILGQNYSAFFGPEIDWYGILISYIGLPLFFLAFLGYKIFKRTKMIPLQEADFSKVE, encoded by the coding sequence ATGGGAAATATCGCACAAACATCACAAACCGGTGGCCAAGCAGCTACTGATGAAAAACAACTGGAGCGCAAGCTGAAACCAAGGCATCTTTCCATGATTGCAATCGGTGGAACCATTGGAACGGGACTATTTTTAGCAAGCGGTTCCATCATTCATACCGCGGGTCCTGGAGGAGCTGTAGCTGCCTATATAATTGCCGGAATCATGGTTTTCTTTCTGATGACAAGTTTAGCCGAAATGGCTGCCCTTATTCCTATTACAGGCTCTTTTAGTACCTATACATCAAGGTTTGTCGACCCGGCATTAGGATTTGCGATCGGATGGAACTATTGGTATAACAATGCAATCGTAGTCGCTCTTGAATTAGCAGCTTCCTCCCTGATTATGAAATATTGGCTGCCTTCTGTTCCGGGCATCATTTGGAGCGCATTATTTCTTGCAATCATATTTGGCCTGAATATTTTATCGGTAAAAGGATATGGAGAATCAGAATTCTGGTTTGCCATAATAAAGGTTTTGACGATTATCATTTTTATAGCAGTAGGGCTATTAATGATTGTAGGAATCATGGGAGGGGATGCCGTAGGTTTTGAAAATATCACCAAAGGAGAGGCACCGTTTAAAGGAGGCTTTTTATCCGTTATAAGCGTCTTTATGGTGGTTGGGTTTGCCTTTCAAGGCACCGAGTTAGTAGGAATTGCGGCCGGGGAGAGTGAAAACCCAAGCAAAAATATTCCCAAGGCTATTAAGCAAATCTTCTGGAGACTACTCTTGTTCTATGTTTTGGCGATAATTGTGATTGGATTTTTAATCAGCTATAATGATCCGCGTTTGTTAAGCTCGGATATTGAAGATATTGCGGTAAGTCCCTTCACTCTAGTTTTTCAAAACGCAGGGCTTGCCATCGCTGCCTCCGTTATGAATGTGGTAATCCTTACTTCGGTTCTTTCTGCAGGCAATTCTGCCATGTACGGAGCTTCTCGTGTCCTTTGGGTGCTTGCGAAAGAAGGAAAAGCCCCTTCGTTTCTAAAAAAAGTGAATGCAGGCGGCATTCCAGTGAACGCTGTGTACTTTTCTACCATCGTTGGGATGGCAGCTTTTCTAACCTCTCTTTTTGGTGAAGGCACTATTTATACTTGGTTATTAAATGCTGCAGGATTATCCGGCTTTATATCCTGGTTAGGAATTTCGATTACACATTATCGTTTCCGGAAGGCGTATATTGCACAAGGAAGAGATTTGAAAGATTTGCCTTATGTATCAAAATGGTATCCATTCGGTCCGATATTAGCCACAATTTTATGTGTAACGGCTATCCTGGGACAAAATTACTCTGCTTTTTTCGGCCCTGAGATTGACTGGTATGGAATTTTAATTTCGTATATCGGGCTTCCGTTATTTTTCCTGGCTTTTCTAGGCTATAAAATCTTTAAGAGAACAAAAATGATTCCATTGCAAGAGGCTGATTTCAGTAAAGTGGAATAA